Proteins from a single region of Plasmodium brasilianum strain Bolivian I chromosome 13, whole genome shotgun sequence:
- a CDS encoding hypothetical protein (conserved Plasmodium protein) has translation MSAAAVGVENRCLMKNKKSRNNACDFINVDINYIIKDIYGFKHGRKRTVQFINDENIINSEDIKKIIKKIKIKDNSNSEMEKHEAFQQGEKQKYFLTQHPQDGTKDRADNGCDGVSNGRSNGRSNGMNTSRDSGTGSDIGSDSSDVSGDDGSSGNNNIIGNDKSNCSINHNNNDDSNSNDSSNRCITSIGSIGSIGSIGSIGSIGSIGSIGSIGSSGNSGNSGNSGGSGSSGSSGSSGSRTSERSAEYFQCFENNNILKNSNYNKIGCSGSPPEILLEKEEKTKILRKQFELCIDNILEIICSCNEINEAKKSMVPLLSEFIQNNFICLDDYEKNQDIIKLNIDTLQKEKKVLISAVKMQYQKILKLQKLTDSQKNELKKKSDELNQIKAKVHQYFYDINNPNKRVFSILSPDVY, from the coding sequence ATGTCGGCAGCTGCTGTAGGTGTGGAAAATAGATgtttaatgaaaaacaagaaaagTAGAAATAATGCATGTGATTTCATAAATGTagacataaattatattataaaagatatatatggTTTCAAACatggaagaaaaagaactgttcaatttattaatgatgaaaatattataaactcagaagacataaaaaaaataattaaaaaaataaagattaaGGATAATTCAAATAGCGAAATGGAGAAGCATGAAGCATTTCAACAGggagaaaaacaaaaatattttttaactcaACATCCACAGGATGGTACAAAGGACAGAGCAGATAATGGCTGCGATGGTGTAAGCAATGGTAGAAGCAATGGTAGAAGCAATGGTATGAACACTAGTAGAGACAGTGGTACAGGGAGTGATATAGGCAGTGATAGCAGCGATGTTAGCGGTGATGATGGTAGCAGTGGTAACAATAACATAATTGGAAATGATAAGAGTAATTGTAGTATAAATCATAACAATAATGAtgatagtaatagtaatgataGCAGCAATAGGTGCATTACTAGTATTGGTAGTATCGGTAGTATCGGTAGTATCGGTAGTATTGGTAGTATCGGTAGTATTGGTAGTATTGGTAGTATCGGTAGTAGTGGAAATAGTGGAAATAGTGGCAATAGTGGCGGTAGTGGTAGTAGTGGTAGTAGTGGTAGTAGTGGCAGTAGGACTAGTGAGCGAAGCGCTGAGTACTTCCAGTGCTtcgaaaataataatatattaaaaaactcTAATTATAATAAGATAGGATGTAGTGGATCCCCTCCAGAAATACTACttgaaaaagaagagaaaacaaaaatattgagAAAGCAATTTGAATTATGTATAGACaatattttagaaataatatgTTCATGTAATGAAATTAATGAAGCGAAAAAAAGTATGGTACCATTACTTAGTgaatttatacaaaataattttatttgtttagatgattatgaaaaaaatcaAGATATTATTAAACTAAATATTGACACattacaaaaagaaaagaaagtaTTAATAAGTGCAGTAAAGATGcaatatcaaaaaattttaaaattacaaaaattaacagatagtcaaaaaaatgaactaaaaaagaaaagtgatgaattaaatcaaataaaagcaaaagtTCATCAgtatttttatgatattaataaCCCGAATAAAAGAGTTTTTTCCATTCTCTCGCCAGATGTGTATTAA
- a CDS encoding zinc finger protein, producing the protein MIDTFIYWNFKGSKGGTNILRISLPCSYGTIKKKILEVINLELQNSLDILLYHNNRVLSEHESIQNGMLLEVQRSSIGVVKDLLQKSNRIYLEKNKCVAEQEEGSLSSKEQSEPYLSNSGNNHSSNFSSNFSSNTNKINGYSSHYSGHHGNHHGGSYPNSVYKSVQERTNNNDMNDRAVKMNRPQMHPPNSGCISSISGVTGITGITSVSGITGVSGISGVSGVSGVTGISGSNNKPWNVYNRNNNIIKENQNDDEYMKIQEAMERNNIYNTDTNKYRMNYYKKDKNNQKIYQNKFIKMSTSSTPHRGFNPINGDLTTAVTTTATTTASTASCSFTAAGTTTTPSISIASVGSGLSNGGLGYPKYNNTELNKYYKTKNTAYNNTSLENLNKYVSPDYICHMCGKKGHSIKNCTMSTFNNNKKIKVPTGIPTNFLTKIKAEDIYKYDQIYILKDGSYGIMKDVEDVSGSAYLYRSVDDKINIYLGVNANSSGGNNDNEGNDDGNDSNDSIDSHSSSISKRNRKRNGTSNKKEKENISSIYKCLLCKRLYTSPITLHCCGETYCKPCLFKYNKKRKNDYSAYYTSADQKTHIMKCPSCSKFVNADELIINTNIKNVIDTIVKNQKNNSNTYEEGGGGTSFHSGFTLNGARSTLNNDIKLTHECYNSSSKNNSGITTATCTSNNTNGNQVLGNLTMNNKNEFILNRKNNNRQVYGNGTTNEFTNDNMRVKDDSHVDSGNSNNYGNANDAFNEQDQKLQEPDFFNPLINFSININELKKQHEFAAAYIAHYKMHRKKKKKKRKIDLNTFLMCKKVC; encoded by the coding sequence ATGATCGACACGTTTATATACTGGAATTTTAAGGGGAGCAAGGGAGGCACAAACATTTTAAGGATATCCTTACCTTGCAGTTATGGCactattaaaaagaaaattttagaaGTCATAAATTTAGAGTTACAAAATAGTTTGGACATCcttttatatcataataaCAGAGTTTTGAGTGAACATGAAAGTATTCAAAATGGTATGCTTCTAGAAGTACAAAGAAGTAGTATAGGTGTTGTGAAGGACCtattacaaaaaagtaataGAATCTACTTAGAGAAGAATAAATGTGTAGCTGAGCAGGAAGAAGGTTCCCTATCAAGCAAAGAGCAGAGTGAACCGTACCTCAGTAACAGTGGTAATAACCACAGTAGTAATTTCAGTAGTAATTTCAGTAGTAATACGAATAAGATCAATGGTTACAGTAGTCATTATAGTGGTCATCATGGCAATCATCACGGTGGTAGTTACCCTAATTCTGTTTATAAAAGTGTGCAGGAAAGgacaaataataatgatatgaaTGACAGAGCTGTAAAAATGAATAGGCCACAGATGCATCCCCCTAATAGTGGCTGTATTAGCAGTATTAGTGGAGTTACTGGTATTACTGGTATTACTAGTGTTAGTGGTATTACTGGTGTTAGTGGTATTAGTGGTGTTAGTGGTGTTAGTGGTGTTACTGGTATTAGTGGAAGTAATAATAAGCCGTGGAATGTGTACAataggaataataatataataaaagaaaatcaaAACGATGatgaatatatgaaaatacaaGAAGCAATGGAAAGAAATAACATCTATAATACGGATACGAATAAATACAGAATgaattattacaaaaaagataaaaacaatcaaaaaatttatcaaaataaatttatcaaaATGTCAACATCTTCTACGCCTCATAGGGGTTTTAATCCCATTAATGGGGATCTTACCACCGCGGTTACTACCACCGCTACTACGACTGCTTCTACTGCTTCTTGTAGTTTTACTGCGGCTGGTACTACTACGACTCCTTCCATTTCAATTGCTTCTGTAGGTAGTGGTTTGTCAAACGGAGGCTTAGGCTATCCGAAGTACAACAATACCGAGTTGAACAAGTACTACAAGACAAAAAATACagcatataataatactagCTTAGaaaatttgaataaatatgtttCACCTGATTATATTTGTCATATGTGTGGTAAAAAAGGACATAGTATTAAAAACTGTACTATGAgtacttttaataataataaaaaaataaaagtaccGACAGGTATAcctacaaattttttaacaaaaataaaagcagaagatatatataaatatgatcagatatatatattaaaagatgGTAGTTATGGAATTATGAAGGATGTCGAGGATGTGAGTGGTAGTGCATACTTGTATAGAAGTGTTGATGATAAGATTAATATCTACTTAGGTGTAAATGCTAACAGCAGTGGtggtaataatgataatgaagGCAATGATGATGGCAATGATAGTAATGATAGTATTGATAGTCATAGTAGTAGTATTAGTAAACGTAACCGTAAGCGTAATGGTACTAGTAACAAAAAggagaaagaaaatatatcgagtatttataaatgtctATTATGTAAACGATTGTACACCTCTCCCATAACTCTACACTGCTGTGGAGAAACCTACTGTAAACcttgtttatttaaatataacaaaaaaagaaaaaatgattattcaGCATATTACACGAGTGCAGATCAGAAGACACATATTATGAAATGCCCAAGTTGTTCAAAATTTGTTAACGCGGATGAGTTAATTATTAATacgaatattaaaaatgtaattgaCACTATTGTCAAAAATCAAAAGAATAACAGTAATACATATGAAGAGGGAGGGGGGGGAACGTCGTTTCATAGCGGGTTCACATTAAATGGGGCTCGTTCTACCCTGAATAATGATATCAAATTGACCCATGAGTGTTATAACAGTAGTAGTAAGAACAATTCGGGGATCACTACTGCTACATGCACGAGCAATAATACCAATGGAAACCAGGTGCTTGGAAATCTTACCATGAACAACAAGAATGAGTTTATAttgaatagaaaaaataataacagaCAGGTATATGGTAACGGTACAACTAATGAATTTACGAATGATAATATGAGAGTGAAGGATGATTCACACGTGGATAGTGGTAACAGTAACAATTATGGTAATGCTAATGATGCATTTAACGAACAGGACCAAAAATTGCAAGAACCCGATTTTTTTAACCCGTTGATTAACTTTTCGATCAATATTAacgaattaaaaaaacaacatGAATTTGCAGCGGCATATATAGCCCATTATAAGATGCAcaggaagaagaagaagaaaaaaagaaaaatcgaTTTGAACACATTTCTAATGTGCAAGAAGGTGTGCTAA
- a CDS encoding 26S proteasome regulatory subunit RPN13 → MDTAKIHLEINAGKCIYDGNTVKPDKRKGKLVLYKICDNLYNFQWINRENNKVEDNLILTKSISLEKVEQCKTGRVYILRNKLRGEISFYWMQDYDDSKDEAFVKKFNSIIANDLAKDVGNKRRYNSSDYASELTDLIFSQNRNIQNVDSKKAVSFKDLFVSEYFSKLLEIPEAFEELKKHMPEGYQNKYDIVDLINSRALTPNLRSLDMSLPSHLNFILISLNLPPHEGQINDPMEYIVECLENKYKNEENN, encoded by the exons atggatacaGCG aaaattcaTTTGGAAATAAATGCAGGGAAATGTATTTATGATGGAAATACTGTAAAGCCTGATAAAAGAAAGGGGAAGTTGGTCCTttataaa aTATGTGATAATCTTTACAATTTCCAGTGGATTAACagagaaaataataaagtggag GATAATTTGatattaacaaaaagtaTATCGTTAGAGAAAGTAGAACAGTGCAAAACAGGGAGGGTATATATACTTAGAAACAAATTAAGAG GGGAGATCTCTTTTTACTGGATGCAAGATTACGACGACTCTAAGGATGAA GCATTTGTGAAGAAGTTTAACTCTATTATAGCAAACGATTTGGCAAAGG ACGTTGGAAATAAAAGAAGGTATAACTCAAGTGATTATGCATCTGAACTGACAGACTTAATATTTTCtcaaaatagaaatatacaGAATGTAGACTCAAAAAAAG CAGTTTCTTTCAAGGATTTATTTGTAAGTGAGTATTTTTCCAAGTTGCTGGAAATACCCGAGGCCTTCGAAGAATTAAAGAA GCACATGCCGGAAGGATACCAAAACAAGTACGACATTGTAGACTTGATAAATAGTAGGGCATTAACCCCAAACTTGAGGTCCCTTGATATGTCCTTACCATCTCATCTGAACTTTATTTTGATATCGTTAA ATTTACCCCCGCACGAAGGCCAAATAAATGATC CTATGGAATATATAGTTGAGTgtttagaaaataaatacaagaatgaagaaaataattag
- a CDS encoding DnaJ protein has product MEEIIVHMIIIAPLTKWLISPNRSWNKGKREYGVYIALLILFCVGLYELRKPNQNLYEILTLNANASRTDIQQSFRKLSRIYHPDKNKSQDAFERFNKIREAYEILSNEKKKYLYDRFGDFGGSEITNFFYIEIIIIAIFQFAISFIFGFLYTYGKDNEKYRILICLYIGLNFCMELIYRFSPESTNFLSFLPIFSHYTPFERIHSLKVLVPLVMNAILLIDVYFIDEDTELYVSTFCEYVFENNIKCIKNFDDAVLFCARLVDGKVKIANNYSWREEDAYSHITNIHELDDEQMYDKNCDKNDLFYKLLYNVVETSTEDVELKVPKKELCRRFDWSRWYTTTVLEKNTADKDFEEGNATKGIIFSSLLYFIGLVSHLLSK; this is encoded by the exons ATGGAGGAGATAATAGTGCACATGATTATCATCGCGCCACTTACCAAGTGGCTAATAAGCCCAAACAGATCGTGGAATAAAGGAAAGAGGGAATATGGAGTATATATAGCATTGCTAATACTATTTTGTGTAGgtttatatgaattaagGAAACCAAATCAAAATCTCTATGAAATTCTAACTTTAAATGCAAATGCTTCAAGAACAGATATACAACAATCTTTTAGAAAACTATCTAGAATATATCATcctgataaaaataaaagccaAGATGCATTTGAacgttttaataaaattagagaagcatatgaaatattatcaaatgaaaaaaaaaaatatttgtatgatAGATTTGGTGATTTTGGTGGTAGCgaaattacaaattttttttatatagaaattattattatagctatttttcaatttgctatttcatttatatttggtttcttatatacatatggaAAAGATAATGAGAAATATAGAATATTAATTTGTCTATATATTGGTCTAAATTTCTGTATGgaattaatatataggtTTAGTCCAGAAAGCACGAATTTTCTTTCATTCCTTCCCATTTTTTCTCATTACACTCCTTTTGAAAGAATACATTCTCTTAAAGTCCTTGTACCCTTAGTTATGAATGCAATACTACTAATagatgtttattttattgatgAAGATACTGAATTGTATGTGTCCACATTCTGTGAGTACGTTTTTGAAAACAACATCAAGTGCATTAAGAACTTCGATGACGCTGTCCTCTTCTGTGCTCGCCTAGTTGATG GAAAGGTAAAAATCGCAAATAACTACTCGTGGAGGGAGGAAGACGCGTACAGCCACATAACAAATATCCATGAGTTGGATGATGAGCAGATGTACGATAAGAATTGCGATAAAAAtgatttgttttataaattactATACAATGTTGTTGAGACTAGTACAGAAGATGTTGAATTGAAGGTACCGAAAAAAGAATTGTGTCGTCGTTTCGATTGGTCAAGGTGGTATACAACTACTGttcttgaaaaaaatacCGCAGat AAAGATTTCGAAGAGGGGAACGCAACTAAGGGCATTATATTCTCTTCCCTTCTATACTTTATTGGTCTCGTTTCTCATTTATTATCcaaatga
- a CDS encoding diphthamide biosynthesis protein 1, protein MNKITTTHRISEERKVYCSIPKFILNNELLQKAIKKCLPENYNFEVYKCIDIILREGYKHIALQLPEGLLIWGLYLSEIFYFFCNCVEEVMILGDVTYGGCCIDDFTSKKLKCDLLIHYGHSCLIPLTVTNIRCIYVFVDIKLNCTHLIETIKKNFDKKDIILLLGTIQFSCVVHNVHSILKNENYFDTLLPIPQVLPLTKGEVLGCTSPNLYHFLHEQVIKKEKEMEGADEGERKNIHEHTYEHECTCSDGREGKTAWGGEGQVSANGVETKCCKTKEIKINANEKDESYIMNACRIFLKQNKVKIVFIADGRFHLESLMIHNPDFSFYRYNPFDKILTVEKYNYKLFYEIRKNEIKKCINCRTVCIILSTLGRQGNVNILKNIIDIIKEKNIYFFILLLSEIYNEKLQLFKNVDVFIQIGCPRLSIDWGNFNMKPLLNTYEAYVLFKSLRYRKVYPMDYYSSSGNEWTNYNAGIGNVKERNLSMKEIIKRRIQMRKNKINIHYQ, encoded by the coding sequence atgaacaaaataacaaCAACACATAGAATCAGTGAAGAAAGAAAAGTGTATTGTTCCATTCCAAAATTTATTCTGAACAACGAATTATTACAAAAagctataaaaaaatgcCTTCCAGAGAATTACAATTTCgaagtatataaatgtattgatataatattaagaGAAGGATATAAACATATTGCTTTGCAATTACCTGAGGGATTATTAATATGGGGATTATATTTGTcggaaatattttatttcttttgtaaTTGTGTAGAGGAGGTTATGATATTAGGGGATGTTACATATGGTGGTTGTTGTATTGATGATTTTAccagtaaaaaattaaaatgcgATTTACTTATTCATTATGGTCATTCTTGTTTAATTCCATTAACTGTTACAAATATTAgatgtatttatgtttttgtcgatataaaattaaactgTACCCACTTAATagaaacaattaaaaaaaattttgataaaaaagatattattttgttactaGGAACGATTCAATTTTCTTGCGTTGTTCATAATGTTCATTCCATTTTGaagaatgaaaattatttcgACACATTATTGCCAATACCCCAGGTGTTACCCCTTACCAAGGGGGAAGTTCTAGGATGTACGTCTCCAAATTTGTACCACTTTTTGCATGAACAGGtcataaaaaaggaaaaagaaatggaAGGGGCGGATGAAGGTGAACGAAAAAACATACATGAACATACGTATGAACATGAATGCACATGTTCGGATGGACGTGAGGGAAAAACGGCATGGGGGGGAGAGGGGCAGGTAAGTGCCAATGGAGTCGAAACAAAGTGTTGTAAAACCAAAGAAATCAAAATTAACGCGAACGAAAAGGACGAATCGTATATTATGAACGCGTGCAGAATTTtcttaaaacaaaataaggtaaaaattgtttttatagCGGATGGAAGATTTCATTTAGAGAGTTTGATGATACATAACCCtgatttctctttttatcgTTATAACCcttttgataaaatattaacagtagaaaaatataactataaacttttttatgaaataagaaaaaacgaaataaaaaagtgtaTTAACTGTAGAACggtatgtataattttaagcACATTAGGTCGACAAGGAAATGTGAATAtactgaaaaatattatagatataataaaggaaaagaatatatatttctttatccTTTTACTCTCTGAAatttataatgaaaagttgcaattatttaaaaatgtagatGTTTTTATTCAAATAGGATGTCCAAGATTATCTATTGATTGGGGTAACTTTAATATGAAACcattattaaatacatatgaaGCTTACGTATTATTTAAGTCATTGAGGTATAGAAAAGTTTATCCTATGGATTATTATTCATCTTCTGGTAATGAATGGACTAATTATAATGCAGGTATAGGTAACGTAAAGGAAAGAAATTTATCGATGAAAGAAATCATAAAACGACGAATACAgatgagaaaaaataaaattaatatacacTACCAATAG
- a CDS encoding hypothetical protein (conserved Plasmodium protein), translating to MDNAAKEVYEQVTQAEDAEGHVTFYAFLDKLTKLGELFKHKKEGSFFINEIKMQEKRNVLNSNDYINNVHTNFKGQFCDGCPNDREKKKNFANCLSNSPKNVTCTDQEISTIASYLGIKGNKKKKMKMENLTELNKIKNHKIHFKCAATKNEMHVINAHTKLIGQGSAVRPICGKIKILKRKKKINERGDWDESESESESDNENDNESESENKHVHAEKNADMNYFPECKHIMQNTLYSRNNVLPDIMTSISSPCVSEERDLIRATYDKKKIKGKNENIYRKNVKDRQMFDKGNMKNKHSVGEDNACRININIASEKNVTSGSHEEFTEEKINKRCIIKDIDEGVINDYRDKNRDKYKYKYKFNVKDRDTDKDKTNKKDLLSNIEVKGEFTNKRKVTINNALVLIKPSKKNSSSTLMNNEPFRNFTKDLLHTTQEGLRNRITRNSKQKINYVYLNEKKIIDNISEKEIRLNKSKKYFLTRLLEGQLLKKIIKYNYKGNIIRKRSTHKSMTNKNNLNNSRKEEKNKKKKRKKFKYEINSNIIQNRKDPYCRLSLLLSSANKNAVSEGKIRSSMYKDVYTNYHIFPEKKKCTLDHIHHSIHLDNQMKNYINEQIKYFGKNMRKENIEKIYCHIMKNLENESPSPTHAGDRIWCKGARKNDDCARYKPHPVASIQHDADEEMMHVKIPASEIKQYIKKMYMNDQINNKDKTKIWDVVNFDTIKGGDYTFRADETTNDATREANETTEKEKEENLRKKKKIKNNNNNGNNNGNNSNNNDNDNNGNNNGNNNNYSSNNCSANNMTNFSQIYEYLIQHKNILKKKLAIEKKKNKKEFFKELQAIETKMKIFVNNFQEIIKQKERKDEETNISFDKSTKYEMGRNSHVHTLLAILDEVIILLNNNFMHNKQKKFRH from the exons ATGGACAATGCAGCGAAGGAGGTATATGAACAGGTTACTCAAGCTGAGGACGCAGAAGGCCATGTTACATTTTACGCATTCCTTGATAAATTAACCAAGTTAGGCGAGTTgtttaaacataaaaaggAGGGCAGTTTctttataaatgaaattaaaatgcAAGAAAAGCGCAACGTTCTTAACTCAAATGATTATATTAACAACGTGCACACAAATTTTAAAGGACAGTTTTGTGATGGATGTCCTAATGacagagaaaaaaaaaaaaattttgcaaaCTGTCTTAGTAATTCCCCGAAAAATGTTACATGCACAGATCAGGAAATATCCACAATAGCTAGCTATTTGGGAATTAAaggcaataaaaaaaaaaaaatgaaaatggaaaatttgACAGAactgaacaaaataaagaatcacaaaatacattttaaatgtGCTGCTACAAAGAATGAAATGCATGTTATTAATGCACATACGAAATTAATAGGTCAAGGGAGTGCAGTTAGGCCAATTTgtgggaaaataaaaattttaaaaagaaaaaaaaaaataaatgagcgTGGGGATTGGGATGAAAGTGAAAGTGAAAGTGAAAGTGATAATGAGAATGACAATGAGAGTGAGAGTGAAAATAAACATGTTCATGCAGAGAAAAATGCGGATATGAATTATTTCCCTGAATGCAAACACATTATGCAAAATACTCTTTACTCACGCAATAATGTCCTACCCGACATTATGACTTCAATTTCTTCACCTTGCGTTAGTGAGGAACGAGATCTCATAAGAGCTacttatgataaaaaaaaaataaaaggcaaaaatgaaaacatatataggaaaaatgtaaaagacAGACAAATGTTCGATAAGGGCAACATGAAGAATAAACATAGTGTTGGTGAAGACAACGCGTGCagaataaacataaatat TGCAAGCGAAAAGAATGTAACTTCAGGCAGTCACGAGGAATTTACggaggaaaaaataaataagcgTTGCATAATAAAAGACATCGATGAGGGTGTTATAAATGATTACCGAGATAAAAATAgggataaatataaatataaatataaatttaacgTTAAAGATAGAGATACAGATAAGGACAAAACGAACAAGAAAGACCTTCTATCAAACATAGAAGTAAAAGGGGAATTTACAAATAAGAGGAAGGTAACAATTAATAATGCACTAGTTCTTATTAAACCGTCGAAAAAGAATTCATCAAGCACGTTAATGAATAATGAGCCATTCAGAAATTTTACGAAAGATTTATTACATACAACACAGGAGGGGTTAAGAAATAGGATAACTAGAAattcaaaacaaaaaataaattatgtatatttaaatgaaaagaaaattatagaCAATATATCAGAGAAGGAAATTAGATTAAACAAATccaagaaatattttttaacaagaTTATTAGAAGGACAAttgttgaaaaaaattataaaatataattacaaagggaatataataagaaaacgTTCAACCCACAAAAGTATGACTAATAAGAACAATTTAAATAACAGTAggaaggaagaaaaaaacaaaaaaaaaaaaagaaaaaaatttaagtatgaaattaattctaatattattcaaaatagGAAGGATCCATACTGTCGTTTGTCTTTGCTTCTAAGTAgtgcaaataaaaatgcagTGAGTGAAGGTAAAATTCGTTCTAGTATGTATAAAGATGTGTATACGAATTACCATATTTttccagaaaaaaaaaaatgtactcTGGATCATATTCACCATAGTATACATCTAGACAACCAAATGAAAAACTATAtcaatgaacaaataaaatattttggaaaaaacatgagaaaagaaaatatagaaaaaatttattgtcatattatgaaaaatttagaaaatgaaTCCCCATCTCCCACTCATGCAGG AGATCGAATCTGGTGCAAAGGAGCTCGAAAAAATGATGACTGTGCAAGATATAAACCACATCCAGTAGCATCAATACAACATGATGCAGATGAAGAGATGATGCATGTGAAAATCCCTGCCAGTGAAATCAAGcagtacataaaaaaaatgtacatgaacgatcaaataaataataaagataagACAAAAATATGGGATGTTGTCAATTTTGATACGATAAAAGGAGGGGATTACACCTTCAGAGCTGATGAGACGACCAATGATGCAACAAGAGAAGCAAACGAAACAactgaaaaggaaaaagaggaaaacTT gcgaaaaaaaaaaaaaataaaaaataataataataatggtaacaataatggtaataatagtaataataatgataacgaTAATAATGGTAACAacaatggtaataataataattatagttCAAATAATTGTAGTGCTAACAATATGACTAATTTTTCgcaaatatatgaatatttaatacagcacaaaaatatactaaaaaaaaaattagccattgaaaagaaaaaaaataaaaaggaattttttaaagaattacaAGCGAtagaaacaaaaatgaaaattttcgttaataattttcaagAAATTATCAAACAGAAAGAGAGGAAAGATGAGGaaacaaatatttcttttgacaaaagtacaaaatatgaaatgGGAAGAAACTCTCATGTACATACTCTTCTGGCAATTTTAGACGAAGTCATAATcctattaaataataattttatgcataataaacaaaaaaaatttcgtcATTAA
- a CDS encoding iron-sulfur cluster assembly protein SufC — translation MRVIGWITIAYGVIAHFHMTTCIHFLERARNNVLLKNRKSSLYKLEKRQNGEKRMEHFFVINKIKNRNMHRRNSVNMENSNMDNNRLALLKNLEDETKIITQSPEWNEKMPLIEINNLHAIEIEGGKEILKGINLSIYLGEKHAIMGRNGSGKSTLTKVIAGHPYYKVTDGNMKFKGLDLNTLAVNVRSLCGIFLAFQYPIELPMVKNNEFLRAALNSHRKHRNESEISASEFDLLMIEEIKKVGLTSEFLDRPVNYGFSGGEKKRNEILQMLILKPSFCILDETDSGLDVDSFKLTSNVITNFSNQNNSFLIVTHYKKLLELLKPNFIHIMHQGKIIETGDYSIVDKVESKGYSQFVKD, via the coding sequence ATGCGAGTAATAGGCTGGATAACCATCGCCTACGGCGTGATAGCGCACTTTCACATGACCACGTGCATACATTTTTTGGAAAGGGCAAGAAATAATGTGTTActaaaaaataggaaaagtAGTTTGtacaaattagaaaaaagacaaaatgGGGAAAAGCGAATGGagcatttttttgtaataaataaaataaagaacagAAATATGCATAGAAGAAATAGCGTAAACATGGAAAATTCCAACATGGATAATAATAGATTggctttattaaaaaatttagaagatgaaacaaaaattattactcAGTCACCTGAGTGGAATGAAAAAATGCcattaatagaaataaataatttgcaTGCAATAGAAATAGAAGGAGGAAAGGAAATACTGAAGGGAATAAATTTAAGTATTTATTTAGGTGAAAAACATGCTATTATGGGAAGAAATGGTTCAGGAAAGTCAACACTTACTAAGGTAATAGCTGGTCATCCATATTATAAAGTGACAGATGGGAATATGAAATTTAAAGGATTAGATTTAAATACATTAGCAGTAAATGTTAGATCATTATGTGGTATCTTTTTAGCTTTTCAATACCCTATAGAATTGCCaatggtaaaaaataatgaatttttaCGTGCTGCATTAAATAGCCATAGGAAACATAGAAATGAGTCAGAAATAAGTGCATCTGAATTTGATCTTTTAATGattgaagaaataaaaaaggttgGATTAACATCGGAATTTTTAGATAGACCTGTTAATTATGGTTTTAGTGGtggtgaaaaaaaaaggaatgaaaTTTTACAAATGCTAATTTTAAAACCATCTTTTTGTATTCTAGATGAAACGGATTCAGGTTTAGATGTAGACTCTTTCAAATTAACATCTAATGTTATCacaaatttttcaaatcAGAATAACTCCTTTTTAATTGTAACTCACTATAAGAAATTGCTGGAATTACTAAAACCgaattttattcatattatgcACCAAGGGAAAATTATAGAAACTGGAGATTATTCTATAGTTGATAAAGTAGAGTCCAAAGGTTATTCTCAATTTGTTAAGGATTAG